From a single Hymenobacter sp. YIM 151500-1 genomic region:
- a CDS encoding TerB family tellurite resistance protein, with product MNDTQLLQNYSEQEKAAYLSVIASLASADREASAAEIEFLQQLAHQAGLSGGATQQVLSAAKDATNQSVQQNLEALRSSDLRFSLVTDLISFARADGAYSNTEEEMVNKIAAYLGISQQQTHTLEQVVDQAAKVPHDANDPAKQSFFGGITDKLESAGIPKSALMAGLLGVVAPMVISKVVGGNRGGSPMGGMMGGGSLGGLMSGAMGGGGGSLGGLLGGLLGGGLLGGMMGGGQQAGAYGNYPQQGTHVGSGGLGSLVSILGGLGGQPHSAPRSAGGGGLGGLLGGGSMGGLLGGLLGGR from the coding sequence ATGAACGATACCCAACTCCTGCAGAATTACTCGGAGCAAGAAAAAGCGGCCTACCTGAGCGTTATTGCCAGCCTGGCCTCGGCCGACCGGGAAGCCTCCGCCGCCGAAATCGAGTTCCTGCAACAACTGGCGCACCAAGCCGGCCTGTCGGGCGGAGCCACCCAGCAGGTGCTGTCGGCGGCCAAAGACGCTACCAACCAGAGCGTGCAGCAGAATCTGGAAGCCCTGCGCTCCAGCGACCTGCGCTTCTCCCTGGTAACCGACCTGATTAGCTTTGCCCGCGCCGACGGTGCTTACTCCAACACGGAGGAAGAAATGGTGAACAAAATTGCGGCCTACCTCGGCATTAGCCAGCAGCAAACGCACACCCTGGAGCAGGTAGTAGACCAAGCAGCCAAGGTACCCCACGATGCCAACGACCCGGCCAAGCAAAGCTTCTTCGGCGGCATCACCGACAAGCTGGAAAGCGCCGGCATTCCCAAAAGTGCCCTGATGGCCGGCTTGCTGGGCGTAGTGGCCCCGATGGTGATTTCAAAAGTAGTAGGCGGCAACCGCGGCGGCTCTCCCATGGGCGGCATGATGGGCGGTGGCTCCCTGGGTGGCCTGATGAGCGGCGCCATGGGCGGCGGAGGCGGCTCGCTGGGCGGTCTGCTGGGCGGGTTGCTCGGCGGTGGCCTGCTGGGTGGCATGATGGGCGGTGGCCAGCAGGCCGGCGCCTACGGCAACTATCCGCAGCAAGGCACGCACGTGGGCAGCGGCGGCCTGGGCTCCTTGGTTTCTATTCTCGGCGGCCTGGGTGGCCAGCCCCACTCGGCGCCGCGCAGCGCCGGTGGCGGTGGCCTCGGCGGTCTGCTGGGCGGCGGCAGCATGGGTGGCTTGCTCGGTGGTCTGCTGGGCGGCCGGTAA